One genomic window of Cannabis sativa cultivar Pink pepper isolate KNU-18-1 chromosome 2, ASM2916894v1, whole genome shotgun sequence includes the following:
- the LOC115718827 gene encoding germin-like protein subfamily 1 member 20, translated as MKGAHFLLSLVVLALASSIASASDPSPLQDFCVAVDDPHKALFVNGKFCKDPKLANADDFFFTGLNIPRDTHNPVGSNVTQVNVDLIKGLNTLGITLARIDYAPFGQNPPHTHPRGSEILVVVEGTLYVGFVSSNQDGNRLFTKVLKEGDVFVFPIGMIHFQFNPAHAPAVAFAGLSSQNAGTITIANSIFGSNSAINPDVLAKAFQVDKYVIEKLQKQFWYDNDN; from the exons ATGAAAGGTGCTCATTTTCTTCTTTCACTTGTTGTGTTGGCTTTGGCATCCTCCATAGCCTCTGCCTCTGACCCAAGCCCTCTCCAAGACTTCTGTGTGGCTGTAGATGACCCCCACAAAGCTT TATTTGTGAATGGGAAATTCTGTAAGGATCCTAAGCTTGCTAATGCTGATGATTTCTTCTTTACTGGGCTCAACATTCCAAGAGACACACACAATCCAGTTGGATCTAATGTGACACAAGTAAATGTAGACTTGATTAAAGGACTTAACACTCTTGGAATAACATTGGCTCGTATTGACTATGCACCATTTGGTCAAAACCCACCTCACACTCATCCTCGTGGCTCTGAAATCCTAGTTGTTGTTGAGGGAACTCTCTACGTTGGCTTTGTGTCATCGAACCAAGATGGAAACCGACTGTTTACTAAGGTTTTGAAAGAGGGAGATGTATTTGTGTTTCCAATAGGCATGATTCACTTTCAGTTTAATCCGGCACATGCTCCAGCTGTTGCGTTTGCTGGTCTTAGTAGCCAAAATGCAGGAACCATCACCATTGCAAACTCAATATTTGGATCAAATTCTGCTATTAACCCTGATGTGCTTGCCAAGGCTTTCCAAGTTGACAAGTATGTGATTGAAAAACTTCAGAAGCAATTCTGGTATGATAACGACAACTAA
- the LOC115721165 gene encoding nucleoid-associated protein At4g30620, chloroplastic-like translates to MAYTTALTSHLAVCHRLSDPRPRFSFCEADLCKGRPLVLSWPTTKTGKRTRSLRLNGLHGEKKDDNENSDDRTSKIETILGGMNKLFETVKKAQMVVQIEAVSVKKELDVAEFDGYCEDELVKATITGNQEPVRVEITEAAVALGPEKLSLLVTEAYKNAHQKSVQATKDRMNNLAQGLGMPPQFLNEEEQQ, encoded by the exons ATGGCTTACACTACTGCTTTAACCTCGCACCTTGCTGTTTGTCACCGACTCAGTGACCCCAGACCACGCTTTTCTTTCT GTGAAGCAGACTTGTGTAAAGGTCGTCCGTTGGTTCTATCTTGGCCTACTACTAAGACTGGGAAGAGAACAAGATCTCTTCGTCTTAATGGCTTACATGGTGAGAAGAAGGATGACAATGAGAACAGTGATGATAGAACTTCGAAG ATAGAGACGATTCTCGGCGGTATGAATAAGCTATTCGAAACTGTTAAGAAAGCCCAAATGGTGGTACAAATTGAGGCAGTGAGTGTAAAGAAAGAGCTTGATGT GGCAGAGTTTGATGGTTATTGTGAAGATGAGCTTGTAAAG GCAACAATCACCGGTAACCAGGAACCAGTGCGCGTTGAGATAACTGAGGCTGCCGTGGCACTTGGGCCAGAA AAACTCTCTCTTTTGGTTACTGAAGCATACAAGAATGCCCACCAGAAGAGCGTTCAG GCCACGAAGGACAGAATGAACAATCTTGCCCAAGGTTTGGGAATGCCACCACAATTCCTCAATGAGGAGGAGCAACAGTGA
- the LOC115718558 gene encoding early nodulin-like protein 15: MRNSIADLQNQSINLNLHSLLINFYFLALSISILHFCPSKSKSNQTIMAAGFSRSSSSSSLILLFSLLFTISEAKEILVGGNSDSWSIPTSNETQLNQWAGKNRFRIGDTLVWNYDGEKDSVLEVSKEDYEACNTGRVIKEHKDGNTKVSLDRAGPFYFISGAKGHCQKGQKLIVVVLSPRRSRFFGISPAPSPADIDGPAVAPTSAATSSFRRSGLFVVAFGVLAFSLLF; the protein is encoded by the exons ATGCGAAACAGCATTGCAGACCTTCAAAATCAAAGCATCAATCTCAATCTTCACTCTTTAttgataaatttttattttttagcatTGTCAATCTCAATCTTACATTTTTGTCCTTCtaaatcaaaatcaaatcaaACAATTATGGCTGCTGGGTTTTCAAGAtcgtcttcatcttcatctctgATTCTactcttctctcttcttttcacCATATCAGAAGCTAAAGAAATATTAGTTGGAGGCAATTCCGATTCATGGTCAATTCCAACTTCCAATGAAACCCAACTCAATCAATGGGCTGGTAAAAACCGTTTCCGCATAGGAGACACTCTTG tgTGGAACTATGATGGTGAGAAGGATTCAGTGTTGGAAGTGAGTAAGGAGGATTACGAGGCTTGTAATACTGGAAGAGTCATTAAAGAGCACAAAGATGGGAACACTAAGGTGAGTTTGGACAGAGCAGGGCCATTCTACTTCATTAGCGGGGCCAAAGGACATTGTCAGAAGGGACAGAAGCTGATCGTGGTTGTGCTGTCACCAAGGCGAAGCAGATTCTTTGGTATTTCTCCGGCTCCTTCTCCGGCTGATATCGATGGTCCGGCAGTTGCTCCGACCAGCGCCGCCACTTCCAGCTTCAGAAGAAGTGGTCTTTTTGTTGTGGCATTTGGAGTGTTAGCCTTTTCTTTATTGTTTTGA